A region of the bacterium genome:
GGTGGTCCTCAACGTGGACACCGAGAACCGGCGCATCTCCCTGGGGATGAAGCAGCTCACCGAGGACCCCTGGGAGCACATCGAGGACTACATCTTCGAGGGCGCCTATGTGGAAGGAACCGTCGTGCGCATGGCCCGATTCGGCGCAATCATCGAGCTCTCCAACGGCATCGAGGCCCTGCTGCACATCTCCGAAATCGTGGACGCCCACGTGCCCAACGTGGAGGACATCCTGGACGTCGGCGAGCACCTGACCTGCAAGGTGATCAACATCAACCGGGAGGAGCGCAAGGTCAACCTGTCCCTCAAGGCTTACAACGCCGACATGGGCATCGGCCCCGAGGACGACCCGGTGATGCAGCGGTTGATCAAGCATCAGGAGGCGGGTTCCCTTTCGGAACGGGAGCCCGAGCCCACCCCGGACGACGAGGACTTCGAGCCGACCTTGGCCGGCGAAAAACCGGTCCCAACCGAGGAAAAGCCCGTAGAGGCTGCGGAAGGCGAGCCCAAAGAGATTACGGAAGTGGAGCCCGAAGAGATTACGGAAAGGGAGCCCGTAGAGGCTACGGAAGGCGAGCCCATAGAGATTACGGAAGTGGAGCCCGTAGAGGCTACGGAAGGCGAGCCCGAAGAAGAAGTCACCGAACCGGTAGATGAGCCCCCCGCCGAGTCCTCAGCCGATGAAGAGGAGCCCGAGGCTCCGGATGAGCCTGCCGCGTCGGATGAGGCCGCGGCGTCTGTCGCGGATGAAGAAGAAGAAGCCGTAGAGGGCGGGGAGCCGACCGAGGGGGAGACGGGGGGATAGGCGCATCATCCCCTCCTTCGAAGAACACCTGTGAAGGAAGGCAAGGGGTTTAACCGAGCGAAGCGAGCTACGCCCCCGGCGAACCGAGCTATGCCCCCGGCAAAACCCCTTGTCTCCTCAAGGCAATGACTCGTATCTTCTTGATAAGACGCGGGATTGCCAAGAAGGCGTCGTTTTTTCTTGCGGAACCGACCCCGCTAGGGTAGAATTCTAACGAGCTATGTTTACCATGCCGGCACAGCCGGCCCAACCTGGAGGGTGCGCATGAGGAAATTCTTACTCCTCACCGTTGTTATTGCCGTCGGTCTTTTCTTTACCGGCTGCGGCAAGGAACTCAACGACGAGAACTTCGCGACGTTCTGGCTCGATGCCTTCAAGGTCGAGAACGAGGCGGATGCTCAGAAGCTGGCCGATGACTACGGCTGGACCGATGAGGACATGAACAAGTACTTCGAGGAGCTGAAGGCCGACGAGACGCGCGCGGGCAAGCTCATCGACTCCATCGCCGAGAAAAACGAAGATGCCGCCTTCGCCCTGGAACTGACCCTCTTCCCCGACCGGGCCTTCGGCGGCCTCATGGAAGGTCTCGGGGACCTCGGGGACCTAGGTACGGAACTCCAGGGTGCCTTGGGTGAGACCCCGGCGGACGTTAGCGCCGAGACGACTGAGACGCCGCCTGTCACCAAATAGCGCACTACAGATTCCGCGTGTTCTAACTTGCTGATCAGGAGGGAGATGCAACGTAACATTGTGTCTCCCTCCCCTCGTTTCCACCGAGGGTGGAAATCGGCCTTGTTTTTTAAACCCAGGACCGATATAATCCTCCACGTTAGATTAAACGAGGAACGGAGTTACCAACCTAAAGACCCGAATCCCCAAACAGCCCAAACCTGGAGGATACTTAATGCGCAAACTCCTGTTTGCTCTCGTCATCACAGCGGTCTTCCTGACCTTCGTCGGTTGCGGCGGGGCGAAGATCGACGATGCAAAGTTCGTCGAGATCTGGCTCAAGACGTACGACAAGATGGACGACGAGGCCGCGTATGCCACGGCGCTCAAGGAGTACGACACCACCCCCGACGATATCAACGCCTTTATCAAAGACATGCTCACTGATGACAAACGGTCCCAGAAAATCTCCGAGGAGATCACCACGAAGGATCTCGGCGCAGGGCTGGCCCTCGCCGGCAAGGTTCTCGAAATCGGTCTGGGAGATATCCAATTTTAACCGACCGTGAGGGTATGAACCGAGAGCGGCCGTTATCGGCCGCTCTTGTCACACCGTCTCGCCGCCTCCGGGGGGGATGGTCTTGTCGTGTGGATTGACTCCGCCGCTTTTCCGCGCGGGTGGTGACGGTTGACAACGGCATGGTTCGAGGTGTAACGTTCTGCGTTGAACCTTGCGGTTCCATACTTACGTAAAAAAGACGGACCCAACCAACACGTTCGGAGGTTCCCGATGCGCAAAGTACTTCTTATCGCGGTCTTGACCGCATTCCTCGCCGGCTTTTCCGGCTGCGGCAAGGAGCTGAACGACGAGAACTTCGCAGGTTTCTGGGTCGAGTACTCGGCCGCCGCCGACGACGCGGCCCAGCAGAAGGTCATGGAATCCTACGGCTGGACCGAGGGAGACCTGGACGCATACGTCAAGGAGCTCACCGCGGACGAGGGGCGGGTGCAGAAACTTTACGAGGCCCTGAAGGCCAAGGACGAGAACGCAGCTCTGTCATTCACCTTCCTTATCGTGCCCGACGCGGCTTTAGACGGCACGAACCCTGACGATCTGGGGAATATTCCCTACGTCGAGGGCGGGGGCACGGCCATGACCGACGCGCTTCTGGCCGAGCTCTTCGTGAAAATCTACCCCGAGGAGCCCAACTCGCCTGCGGCCCTGGCAATTTATCCCGAGTACGGGGTGACCGGGAAGCAGGTCGAGGGGTACTTCAACAACGTGAAGGCGGATCCCGCCCACTGCGCCGCGGTGAGCGCCCTCATCCACGGGCTGGACCCGGCGAAGGGCGACGACTTCGACAAGGTAACCGGTCTGACCAAGCCGGAGTGAACCTCCGAGTAGCATTCCATGCGAGTTGAACAGAAGGGCCGTCGCGGTGACGGCCCTTTCCCTATGGCGCGGAACGGACGGCGTTCCGGGGATTCCCGCACGAGTGGATTATTTCGCCCCGAACTCCTTGATGAGGTGGATGGCCACGATCCAGCGCTGAATCTGGTTCGTCCCCTCGTATATCTGGCAGACCCGCTGGTCGCGGTAGTAGCGCTCGACGTCGTTCTCCCGCATGTATCCGGCGCCGCCCATAATCTGAATCGCGTGATGGCAGACCGTCTCGGCCGCCTCGGTGGCGAACATCTTGGCCATGGACGACTCCTTGGTGTAGGGCAGCCCCAGGTCTTTGAAGGAGGCGGCGCGGTGAATCATGAGCCGGGCCGCCTCGATCCGCGTCCCCATCTCCGCCAGCATGAACTCGATGGACTGGAAACCGATTATCGGCTGGTTGAACTGGACCCGCTTCTGGGCGTACCGGAGCGCCTTCTCGAAGGCCGCCTGGGCGCAACCCAGGGCGATGGCCGCCACGCTGAACCGCCCGCCGTCGAAGGCCCGGAGCACGATGGAGAGCCCCCGGTTCTCCTTCCCCACCAGATTCGCCGCCGGCACGCGGCAGTTTTCGAACTCCAGCTCGGCGTTGTCGCTGCAGCGCTGACCCATGGGGTTCATCGTCTTGGTGACCCGAAAGCCCGGCGTGTTCGACGGCACCAGGATGCAGGACAGGCCCTTCTTCCCGCGGCCGGGGCTGGTCAGGGCGATCACCAGGTGCAGGTTGGCGTACTTGCCGTTGGTGATGAAGCGCTTCTTGCCGTTGAGGACGTAGAAATCGCCGTCGCGGACGGCCGTGGTCAGGACGTTGCCGGCGTCGGAGCCGGCGGATTCCTCGGTGAGCGCCAGGCTGGTGAGAATCTCGCCGGTGGCCATCTTCGGCAGGATTTCCTCTTTCTGCTCCGGGGTGCCGTACTCGTTGATGGTGAAGGCGCCGATGGAGTTCTGCACGGCGAAGATGAGCGCCACGCCGGCCGCCGCCTTGGCCAGTTCCTCCAGGGCCAGGCAGTAGGTCACCGAGTCAACCCCGGAGCCGCCGTGCTCTTGGGGTAGCGTCAGCCCGTACAGGCCGAGCTGCCGCATCTCTTCCACTATCTGGCTCGGGTAGAGCCCCTCCTCGTCGAGCTGCCGCGCGATGGGCTCGATGCGCTCCTGGGCGAAGCGGCGGATGAGGTTGCGGTACCGGACCTGCTCCTCGGTGAGGGTGAAGTTCACGGAAATCCTCCGGCGGGTTGTGTTTCGTCTGAATAAAGTATACCCATTCGACGCAGCTTGGACAAGTCGGCGTTTCGGGTTTATCTAAATGGTTTTATTCCGGTCGGGCGTCACCCCCGCAGGCGGCATTGCCGCCCTTGTACGCGGGGGTATTTCTTTTACTACGGAGAGTTACCCCCGCGAGCCCAAGCCTCCACTTTTCAACATCAACTGCCCACACGCGGCGGCGATGTCGGTTCCCCTGGACTTGCGAACGCTCGCCGCGTAGGCCCCCCGGCGCGCCTCGGCCAGAAAGGCGTCAACCGATAAATGCGACGGAGACTGGAAGGGCAGCCCCGCCACCGGGTTGTACGCGATGAGGTTCAGCTTGTGCGGCACCCGCGCGAGGAGCCGAACAACTGTTCGGGCGTCAGCCTCCCTGTCGTTGAACCCGCCCAGGAGGACGTACTCGAAGGTGACCCGTCGCCCGGTGCGGTCGTAGTATTCCCGGCAGGCCGCCAGGAGCTCGGCCAGCGGCCATTTCTTGTTCAGCGGCATCAGCTCCGTCCGCCTGGCGTCGTCGGGGGCGCCCAGGCTCACGGCCAGCTTCACCCGCTGCGGCTCCCCGCCCAATCGTTTTATTCCCGGCACGACACCGGCGGTGGAGACGGTAATCCTCCGCGCCCCGATGCCCAGCGGTCCCGTCAGGAGCCCCACCGCCCCCAGCGTCGCCTCGTAGTTCAACAGCGGCTCGCCCATGCCCATGAAAACGACGTTGCGCAGCCTCGCGGATATTTTTTTCAACAGCAGGACCTGAGCGGCTATCTCGTGGGCCGCCAGGTCGCGCGTCTTCCCCAGCGTCCCCGTGGCGCAGAATGTGCAGCCAAGGTCGCAGCCGGCCATCGTCGAGACGCAGGCTGCGTCGTAATCCTCCCCCGGCCTGAGCACCGTCTCGACCCGCGCGC
Encoded here:
- a CDS encoding acyl-CoA dehydrogenase family protein translates to MNFTLTEEQVRYRNLIRRFAQERIEPIARQLDEEGLYPSQIVEEMRQLGLYGLTLPQEHGGSGVDSVTYCLALEELAKAAAGVALIFAVQNSIGAFTINEYGTPEQKEEILPKMATGEILTSLALTEESAGSDAGNVLTTAVRDGDFYVLNGKKRFITNGKYANLHLVIALTSPGRGKKGLSCILVPSNTPGFRVTKTMNPMGQRCSDNAELEFENCRVPAANLVGKENRGLSIVLRAFDGGRFSVAAIALGCAQAAFEKALRYAQKRVQFNQPIIGFQSIEFMLAEMGTRIEAARLMIHRAASFKDLGLPYTKESSMAKMFATEAAETVCHHAIQIMGGAGYMRENDVERYYRDQRVCQIYEGTNQIQRWIVAIHLIKEFGAK
- the rlmN gene encoding 23S rRNA (adenine(2503)-C(2))-methyltransferase RlmN encodes the protein MRPASVIISAMKNFRALDLAGLTDLVGGLGEPAYRARQLFDWLWARGAADITEMTDLPGTLREKLAKDYTTTLPRVADEARSTDGTVKLLLELDDGARVETVLRPGEDYDAACVSTMAGCDLGCTFCATGTLGKTRDLAAHEIAAQVLLLKKISARLRNVVFMGMGEPLLNYEATLGAVGLLTGPLGIGARRITVSTAGVVPGIKRLGGEPQRVKLAVSLGAPDDARRTELMPLNKKWPLAELLAACREYYDRTGRRVTFEYVLLGGFNDREADARTVVRLLARVPHKLNLIAYNPVAGLPFQSPSHLSVDAFLAEARRGAYAASVRKSRGTDIAAACGQLMLKSGGLGSRG